cagatcgcacaagtttcgcagttatgagtgcgcagtccaattttttgcgatgcgaatggtattatttcctataatagatcattatccgtacacaactcctttttttaacttctcatatacgatttgttacattttaacgacaacataattgaattcgaccagcatataaagtatcaaagacgcatttatcgcatcaaaaatcttcgtcatgccaaattcgtttattctcaggctatggaaaaatgtgttttcaatagtgttcaatattttttgttttgtctgggattttaacgctcgtaattaattcaatctcaatgaatactaagaataataatatttcattccgatgacttcatgttttgtcctctcttgcaaaataatgatttgaagattgattcaagaatttacttcttaacttaacttttgaaattagtgagtaagagtgaattttttaactgtgtttactgctccggctagcctaccgcacggaaggctaccgtcgctcgattagaaattttcccagtaaccgcaatatagGTTTtacaaccatttttttaatttcagattcatgtttcaaattttcgatttgtgACAGTGAAGCCACATGAGTGACATaacagattttagattcagaaataaatatgtaataagatttagttttcagattcaagattctaaatTCAGATGAGATGAGATTAAAGATTCCGATTTGTGTATATTTAAGATTCGGGATTCATTTCGGATTAAGTTCAttgattacagattcagatatcaTATTTTAGATATAGGAgcaagtcgggtaagacggacttcttaaggtagaatcgcaatagaaaatcagatatagACTTTCCCCTGTAGATTTTAGATCGATTTTGATGTTTAAAACTGAGATTTGCATGTTCAGATTTATAATGCTGATTCAGATTCTAAAATTCGGGTGCAAACTTCGATTTCAGAACATtcattcgaaaatgtttttctcaacttatttaaattaattattttaaactttatttagaaTAAGGCACATTTCTGAAAGTGTCCTGCCCTTGCCGTTACTACCGTTGCCAAGGGGAGCGCGTATTTGTTTGGTTTCCCTTTCACGGCCAACGGTTGCTACGTGACCTCCATTATTTGATCGGTACAAACAACAACCCCAAAGGTGAAACTATTTTGTCCTTCGTGTGGTTTGTATTTGGTTTTGGATTAATTTGTTCTTTACATTTCTAGAGGAATTTCACACCGAGCTTCAAACTGTTTAGCTTCCGTCGAAAATGTCGGTGATTAACATCTACTATCACAATGAAAACATTTACAATGTCGAGAAGAAGCCACCGGAACGTCCACCAAAACCACCGCTGTATCATTCCCGATTCGAAAATATGGTAAGGTGTGAAACCAAATCCTGCAAGGACTCACATCGTACCATGGGTTATGCCAAGGTACCCCAACCCAATCCGGAAGAATTTCTCAAAAAGAACGGTGGCGTACGCTATCGTGCCACCAAATCGGCACCGGTGCGCCTTTGTAGTGACGCTTGTAAGCCTCCGGTCCCCAAAAAGAATGAGCTGGAATGCGGCCGTCAGCAGGTTGTGAAAATAGTTGATCACAAGATGGAAAACATCAAGAAAGCCACCAGTGCAGGACCAAAACAGCAGAGACCTCCACGGTACGCCGACACTCGGAAGGGCGACTTTCATGATCTCAAAAAGTCCGGCCTGGTTCCGGTGTACATGTGCCAACCCAAGTACGGAAAAATACCCTGTTATCTGGAACGCAGAAAACGGGAGCTAGAAATCCAAAAACAGGCAATGAAATGTGCTGTGCCTGAGGAAAAATCCAGCTGTAAAATGGTTACACAGGAAGAACGTCTCGAACTGTTGAAGGTTTGTTTTATGATATTCATTTATATGATaacgatttcaaattttcaaatttcagggATTAAAGAAAAACTGGGAAAAGCTGCAGCAGGAATACCAAAGTCTTCCTTTGCTGATAGACACGGTTCCCAAGATGATGCGCAAAGCCAAACTGGAGAAAGGACTGAAGGAGCTCGAGAAGGACATTCTGATGCTGGAAAATACACCGGTCATCTACGTGTTCGACGACGAATAACGATGATAATGACCATGAAATAATTTGTCTTCTCGCGCCAGAACTTCCCCTCATAACAAGTCTAGCTTTGACTTTGAAGAAACCCGTTGCCGCCAGTGTAATTACTCATGTATTCTCTTTAAGATTGCCCCTTTGTAGTAGTGATTTTGGACGACTCTTATATTATTATAGCGTGACTGCGTGCTTTTCAACTAGAAAATAATGGCTACTTGTGATTTGTGCAATAATGCTGATAAATCTTTTGTATACCTAAATAATTTGTGTTCATTAATACCATCCCAACGTCTTGAAATGGATTTATCGTCCattggaatcaaaattttcgGTAGAATGTTACATCcaaaataatttcgaaattaATTGTACGGTATTTTTCAGCAAAACAAAGACTTTGTTGCACCTCATCGATGCTACGTGATCTTGTAATAACTTCATTCCTTCCACATAGACGACACATGAAATTCACGTAAAGTCTTTGAAGGGGCATAACGAGCATTcggggcatagtaagcactcctcttttccacgaaagtacgaattttctagaataaatttacatgagaagcagttttgtagttcctatagtattaaaaaaatttgttcatcatcttcacagaaatatttttaaaaatctaactAGGTTGTCAATTGAGTTAATTTTAGCTGTTTTCTACGGTTAAATTAGTAAAAAATACGTGAACacaaacatattataatcaactCTCAGGATGCTTCACACACTTCAGCAAGGACATGTACATCAGAACCACccaatgatttgtttttttttttcatcagtcaGTCTATTTAGTCTACAAAGTTCTATTCAGTAATACCGGTAAATACAAAACCTAAAATTTCACGGAGATTTTCATTATGCATTTCGGATTACCGATAACACAGATTGGAATGCTGAATGAAAATCCACATGGCAGTCGAACTGCATCGCAGAACGAAgtgccttttttttctttctttgtaCGGGATTTTAATcttctgggatgattcatcgaAGTGCCGGCTCTATTCGGTACTTCTTGGATACAGTTGATTGGTGAGGGACAAAAATATCAGTaagtggtcaagcttctattcaaaaaaattcttctcGCTCTTTTCAACGCCTTAGTAACTTGATTCCTATGGTCTATCCATCTATCATTTCAAATCTATAATACTCATCGATAAAGccgctcaaaattttcaaaaacaaattcacggtgatttttCTCCTTTAAAATAGAACAAGTAATACTTCGTGGAGTATTACACACATCGAGAGGAGAATTAGTGGCTGTCGCATTCCGTTTATGCGGTAGGCTAAGTTTTGGTGCTCGTGTCGTTTGATAGCTAACGTTTTTGTCAACTTTCAACGCATAATCCCTGTGATAATAATTGCACAAAAAACAAGGTAACTTCAAACGATTAAGTGCAAAaaacgtggctccagagagtaatcgAAGCTGAcagaaaaagttgtttttcatttgctttCCCATTATCGaatcacttggtcccagtcaagattctcgtcgacagtccGGATTTCGgcagctaggcttcgccgccacgagtttttgggactgcctcttcttcgatgtccctctggattccattcaagcgcctcgcTGCAAATCTCATTcgcatctcttcgcagcgtgtgcccaatccatctttacttacgttcccgaatctcgatttctagcggcgCCCTTTGAGACACCGGctatgtagttcctcatttgagatccagttgccaggcctccaagcgcggatgatacttCACAGGTAGCGgttcacaaatacttgcagtttttgcgTCTCACCCGCATATGGGCACCAactttcacacccgtacaacaatacggatttaacGTTTAGAGTTGAAGATTCgtatttttgttcgtagagacaTCTGGCGTGACCGTCAGATGTTTCAAGACTCGCAAATGCCAATCGAGCCATTCTGAACCGGGTTTCGATGTTTTCCTTGGTACCACCATAAGGCGTTATCTGGTTACCCAGATaatggaagcactccactttctcaacttgttgcccagctaacacgaaattggaaggattcACTGTGTTAATTTCATTCGACTTGGTCGTCgttgtcgagtttgctctgcatgtctggTTGTCtctgggcgagcaaaacaatatcgtctgccaggtcaagatcGTTTAGATGCTacattgtcgaaggattccaaggcaatcctcggtttgttTTATACattcaatcgatccaatcaagatctcatccattacgatgagaataCATCCGGTGATAAGAAACATTCCTGTCTCACTACAGCAGTTACCGTGATTGGATCGTACAAGACACCGTcatgcaagaccttgcacgaaaattgTTGGAATAATCGGCAATCGAAGAATGCTGGTTACTGGTCACCTCTATGGAAAcggaagttttctttaataaaCAACCGTGAAAATTTTCTCAGTCTACAATAAGCTCTCCACCAAGCTGCTAATAAATCTTTTCCACTGTAaatcttgttgaatttatttttaaccaaTTATCAAGAATCAAGAGGTTATGGGCGACTCACGCAAAGATCCGGTCCACGGGATCCCGCAGTTCTCGGGTACCGGCTTTGACAATTGGCGCTTCAGGGTGGAAGCTTACTTGAAATCGGTGAATCTTTTGGACGTGGTCAAGAACGATCCTTCGGCGGTTCCGAGTGAACGTGCTAAGTTCCTGGAGAAGGACGGAAAGGCGACGTATTTGCTGATTTCGTTCATTCACGGTGACCTGCTGGACCTCATACGGGACAAGAGACGTCAAAAGAAATCGCCTGGAGAACGTTTATGCTAAGAAATCCGTTTCGTCACAGACCTTCATCCGAAAGCAACTTGCGAAGCTGAAAATGGTTGAAGGATCGTCAGTCAAGGACCATTTGAAGATCTTCGAAGACCTTATTCGTCAGCTGAAGTTGGCCGGAGCGAAACTTGAAGAAAACGACGTTGTTGCTCAGCTCTTTACCCTTCCCGAATCGTTTGATCCCTCAGTTACCGCCTTGGAGAATCTTGGAGAGGAAAATCTGAAACTGGACGTTGTTCGAGAGCGCCTTCTTGCAGAGGAATTAAAGAAAACGGACCGAGTTGCAGATTCGAACCAAGAAAAACCTCCTGCTTTTCAAGGATCGAAACAGAGGACGGCGTTCGTTAAATTCACGGGAAAGTGCAGACGCTGCCTAAAGAAGGGACATAAGGCCAAAGATTGTCGAGTCAAGCTTACGTTGGACGGACGAGCTGAAGCAAATGCTGCAAGTGGAGGTAAAGCGATATCCTTCATGACTGGAAGGAGTTTTACCGAACGAGAGACAGGTGTCGTGTCTTTCAAATTGGACTCTGGGGCCACGGACCACCTCGTTAACGTGAAACACTGTTTCGCTGACCTTACGAAGCTGAAGGTACCGATGATCATCAATGTGGCGAAAGATGATCAGTCGCTGATATCCTGGCATTGAGGTACAATAACGGCCTTTTATAAGGAAGGCGTCAAATTGGTCCC
This sequence is a window from Uranotaenia lowii strain MFRU-FL chromosome 3, ASM2978415v1, whole genome shotgun sequence. Protein-coding genes within it:
- the LOC129757034 gene encoding enkurin-like, with protein sequence MSVINIYYHNENIYNVEKKPPERPPKPPLYHSRFENMVRCETKSCKDSHRTMGYAKVPQPNPEEFLKKNGGVRYRATKSAPVRLCSDACKPPVPKKNELECGRQQVVKIVDHKMENIKKATSAGPKQQRPPRYADTRKGDFHDLKKSGLVPVYMCQPKYGKIPCYLERRKRELEIQKQAMKCAVPEEKSSCKMVTQEERLELLKGLKKNWEKLQQEYQSLPLLIDTVPKMMRKAKLEKGLKELEKDILMLENTPVIYVFDDE